One region of Miscanthus floridulus cultivar M001 chromosome 19, ASM1932011v1, whole genome shotgun sequence genomic DNA includes:
- the LOC136528998 gene encoding pentatricopeptide repeat-containing protein CRP1, chloroplastic-like isoform X4, with amino-acid sequence MDACSLVRRHLPRPLQLPLLAPSIPSRRRHRRVATAVVRCCCSATAADHHQERPWEWYDRAIQSYAGSDLARSLGLLADMQASGARPSAGAYARLIRALSRAGRVLEAEALLLEMRRLGPRPDAAHYNALLEGLLAAARLRLADRLLLQMADDGVARNRRTYTLLLSAYARAGRLEDSWWVLGEMGRRGIRLDTAGYSMLVRLYRDNGMWKKATDLVMEMQEVGVELDVKIYSGLIDTFGKYGQLADARRVFDKMRTEGVKPDISTWNALIRWHCRVGNMKRALRFFTSMQEEGMYPDPKIFVMIISRLGEQGKWDEIKKLFDGMKNRGFKESGAVYAVLVDIYGQYGHFRDARECIAALRAENTQLSPRVFCVLANAYAQQVCKHDILDTVSTTSVNN; translated from the exons ATGGACGCCTGCTCTCTCGTCCGCCGCCATCTACCACGGCCACTACAGCTCCCGCTCCTCGCGCCTTCAATTCCCAGCCGCCGGCGCCACCGCCGCGTCGCCACCGCCGTGGTCCGCTGCTGCTGCTCCGCCACCGCGGCAGACCACCACCAGGAGCGGCCCTGGGAGTGGTACGACCGCGCCATCCAGTCCTACGCAGGGTCCGACCTGGCGCGCTCCCTCGGCCTCCTCGCCGACATGCAGGCGTCGGGGGCGCGCCCGAGCGCCGGCGCTTACGCGCGCCTCATCCGCGCGCTGTCCCGCGCGGGGCGCGTGCTGGAGGCCGAGGCGCTCCTACTCGAGATGCGCCGCCTCGGCCCGCGCCCGGACGCCGCGCACTACAACGCGCTCCTCGAGGGCCTGCTCGCCGccgctaggctccgcctcgccgacCGCCTCCTCCTCCAGATGGCGGACGACGGCGTCGCCAGGAACCGGCGCACCTACACGCTCCTGCTGAGCGCGTACGCGCGCGCCGGCCGGCTCGAGGACTCGTGGTGGGTGCTCGGCGAGATGGGGCGCCGGGGCATCCGCCTCGACACCGCCGGGTATAGCATGCTCGTGCGGCTGTACCGGGACAATGGCATGTGGAAGAAGGCCACCGACCTCGTCATGGAGATGCAGGAGGTTGGGGTGGAGCTAGATGTTAAGATCTACAGCGGCCTGATCGATACTTTCGGCAAGTATGGACAGCTAGCGGACGCACGCAGGGTGTTTGATAAAATGCGCACCGAAGGCGTCAAGCCGGATATATCGACTTGGAATGCCTTGATTCGATGGCATTGTCGGGTGGGGAACATGAAACGCGCTCTGCGGTTCTTCACCTCCATGCAGGAGGAAGGGATGTACCCGGACCCAAAGATATTTGTTATGATCATCAGCCGGTTGGGGGAGCAGGGGAAGTGGGATGAGATCAAGAAGCTGTTTGATGGCATGAAGAATCGAGGTTTCAAGGAGAGCGGTGCAGTGTATGCAGTATTGGTTGACATTTATGGGCAATATGGCCATTTTCGTGATGCACGGGAGTGTATAGCTGCTCTTAGAGCTGAGAATACGCAGCTTTCACCTCGTGTGTTTTGTGTCCTTGCCAATGCTTATGCTCAACAG GTTTGCAAACATGATATTCTGGACACTGTATCCACGACATCTGTAAATAATTAA
- the LOC136528998 gene encoding putative pentatricopeptide repeat-containing protein At5g36300 isoform X2, with the protein MDACSLVRRHLPRPLQLPLLAPSIPSRRRHRRVATAVVRCCCSATAADHHQERPWEWYDRAIQSYAGSDLARSLGLLADMQASGARPSAGAYARLIRALSRAGRVLEAEALLLEMRRLGPRPDAAHYNALLEGLLAAARLRLADRLLLQMADDGVARNRRTYTLLLSAYARAGRLEDSWWVLGEMGRRGIRLDTAGYSMLVRLYRDNGMWKKATDLVMEMQEVGVELDVKIYSGLIDTFGKYGQLADARRVFDKMRTEGVKPDISTWNALIRWHCRVGNMKRALRFFTSMQEEGMYPDPKIFVMIISRLGEQGKWDEIKKLFDGMKNRGFKESGAVYAVLVDIYGQYGHFRDARECIAALRAENTQLSPRVFCVLANAYAQQGLCEQTVNVLQLMEEEGFEPNLVMLNLLINAFGTAGRHLEALAVFQHIKDSGMSPDVVTYTTLMKTFMRAKKFEKVSEVYREMERAGCTPDRKAREMLHDANVVLEQRGY; encoded by the exons ATGGACGCCTGCTCTCTCGTCCGCCGCCATCTACCACGGCCACTACAGCTCCCGCTCCTCGCGCCTTCAATTCCCAGCCGCCGGCGCCACCGCCGCGTCGCCACCGCCGTGGTCCGCTGCTGCTGCTCCGCCACCGCGGCAGACCACCACCAGGAGCGGCCCTGGGAGTGGTACGACCGCGCCATCCAGTCCTACGCAGGGTCCGACCTGGCGCGCTCCCTCGGCCTCCTCGCCGACATGCAGGCGTCGGGGGCGCGCCCGAGCGCCGGCGCTTACGCGCGCCTCATCCGCGCGCTGTCCCGCGCGGGGCGCGTGCTGGAGGCCGAGGCGCTCCTACTCGAGATGCGCCGCCTCGGCCCGCGCCCGGACGCCGCGCACTACAACGCGCTCCTCGAGGGCCTGCTCGCCGccgctaggctccgcctcgccgacCGCCTCCTCCTCCAGATGGCGGACGACGGCGTCGCCAGGAACCGGCGCACCTACACGCTCCTGCTGAGCGCGTACGCGCGCGCCGGCCGGCTCGAGGACTCGTGGTGGGTGCTCGGCGAGATGGGGCGCCGGGGCATCCGCCTCGACACCGCCGGGTATAGCATGCTCGTGCGGCTGTACCGGGACAATGGCATGTGGAAGAAGGCCACCGACCTCGTCATGGAGATGCAGGAGGTTGGGGTGGAGCTAGATGTTAAGATCTACAGCGGCCTGATCGATACTTTCGGCAAGTATGGACAGCTAGCGGACGCACGCAGGGTGTTTGATAAAATGCGCACCGAAGGCGTCAAGCCGGATATATCGACTTGGAATGCCTTGATTCGATGGCATTGTCGGGTGGGGAACATGAAACGCGCTCTGCGGTTCTTCACCTCCATGCAGGAGGAAGGGATGTACCCGGACCCAAAGATATTTGTTATGATCATCAGCCGGTTGGGGGAGCAGGGGAAGTGGGATGAGATCAAGAAGCTGTTTGATGGCATGAAGAATCGAGGTTTCAAGGAGAGCGGTGCAGTGTATGCAGTATTGGTTGACATTTATGGGCAATATGGCCATTTTCGTGATGCACGGGAGTGTATAGCTGCTCTTAGAGCTGAGAATACGCAGCTTTCACCTCGTGTGTTTTGTGTCCTTGCCAATGCTTATGCTCAACAG GGGTTGTGTGAACAAACTGTAAATGTACTTCAGTTAATGGAGGAAGAAGGATTTGAGCCAAACCTTGTTATGCTGAATTTGTTAATCAACGCTTTTGGCACTGCTGGAAGGCATTTGGAGGCACTAGCTGTATTCCAGCATATCAAGGATAGT GGTATGAGCCCAGATGTTGTGACATACACTACGCTTATGAAAACATTCATGAGAGCAAAGAAATTTGAAAAG GTATCTGAAGTATACAGAGAAATGGAACGTGCTGGATGCACTCCAGATAGAAAAGCCAGAGAAATGTTACATGATGCAAATGTAGTTCTGGAACAAAGAGGAT ATTGA
- the LOC136528998 gene encoding putative pentatricopeptide repeat-containing protein At5g36300 isoform X3: MDACSLVRRHLPRPLQLPLLAPSIPSRRRHRRVATAVVRCCCSATAADHHQERPWEWYDRAIQSYAGSDLARSLGLLADMQASGARPSAGAYARLIRALSRAGRVLEAEALLLEMRRLGPRPDAAHYNALLEGLLAAARLRLADRLLLQMADDGVARNRRTYTLLLSAYARAGRLEDSWWVLGEMGRRGIRLDTAGYSMLVRLYRDNGMWKKATDLVMEMQEVGVELDVKIYSGLIDTFGKYGQLADARRVFDKMRTEGVKPDISTWNALIRWHCRVGNMKRALRFFTSMQEEGMYPDPKIFVMIISRLGEQGKWDEIKKLFDGMKNRGFKESGAVYAVLVDIYGQYGHFRDARECIAALRAENTQLSPRVFCVLANAYAQQGLCEQTVNVLQLMEEEGFEPNLVMLNLLINAFGTAGRHLEALAVFQHIKDSGMSPDVVTYTTLMKTFMRAKKFEKGI, translated from the exons ATGGACGCCTGCTCTCTCGTCCGCCGCCATCTACCACGGCCACTACAGCTCCCGCTCCTCGCGCCTTCAATTCCCAGCCGCCGGCGCCACCGCCGCGTCGCCACCGCCGTGGTCCGCTGCTGCTGCTCCGCCACCGCGGCAGACCACCACCAGGAGCGGCCCTGGGAGTGGTACGACCGCGCCATCCAGTCCTACGCAGGGTCCGACCTGGCGCGCTCCCTCGGCCTCCTCGCCGACATGCAGGCGTCGGGGGCGCGCCCGAGCGCCGGCGCTTACGCGCGCCTCATCCGCGCGCTGTCCCGCGCGGGGCGCGTGCTGGAGGCCGAGGCGCTCCTACTCGAGATGCGCCGCCTCGGCCCGCGCCCGGACGCCGCGCACTACAACGCGCTCCTCGAGGGCCTGCTCGCCGccgctaggctccgcctcgccgacCGCCTCCTCCTCCAGATGGCGGACGACGGCGTCGCCAGGAACCGGCGCACCTACACGCTCCTGCTGAGCGCGTACGCGCGCGCCGGCCGGCTCGAGGACTCGTGGTGGGTGCTCGGCGAGATGGGGCGCCGGGGCATCCGCCTCGACACCGCCGGGTATAGCATGCTCGTGCGGCTGTACCGGGACAATGGCATGTGGAAGAAGGCCACCGACCTCGTCATGGAGATGCAGGAGGTTGGGGTGGAGCTAGATGTTAAGATCTACAGCGGCCTGATCGATACTTTCGGCAAGTATGGACAGCTAGCGGACGCACGCAGGGTGTTTGATAAAATGCGCACCGAAGGCGTCAAGCCGGATATATCGACTTGGAATGCCTTGATTCGATGGCATTGTCGGGTGGGGAACATGAAACGCGCTCTGCGGTTCTTCACCTCCATGCAGGAGGAAGGGATGTACCCGGACCCAAAGATATTTGTTATGATCATCAGCCGGTTGGGGGAGCAGGGGAAGTGGGATGAGATCAAGAAGCTGTTTGATGGCATGAAGAATCGAGGTTTCAAGGAGAGCGGTGCAGTGTATGCAGTATTGGTTGACATTTATGGGCAATATGGCCATTTTCGTGATGCACGGGAGTGTATAGCTGCTCTTAGAGCTGAGAATACGCAGCTTTCACCTCGTGTGTTTTGTGTCCTTGCCAATGCTTATGCTCAACAG GGGTTGTGTGAACAAACTGTAAATGTACTTCAGTTAATGGAGGAAGAAGGATTTGAGCCAAACCTTGTTATGCTGAATTTGTTAATCAACGCTTTTGGCACTGCTGGAAGGCATTTGGAGGCACTAGCTGTATTCCAGCATATCAAGGATAGT GGTATGAGCCCAGATGTTGTGACATACACTACGCTTATGAAAACATTCATGAGAGCAAAGAAATTTGAAAA AGGTATCTGA
- the LOC136528998 gene encoding putative pentatricopeptide repeat-containing protein At5g36300 isoform X1, with the protein MDACSLVRRHLPRPLQLPLLAPSIPSRRRHRRVATAVVRCCCSATAADHHQERPWEWYDRAIQSYAGSDLARSLGLLADMQASGARPSAGAYARLIRALSRAGRVLEAEALLLEMRRLGPRPDAAHYNALLEGLLAAARLRLADRLLLQMADDGVARNRRTYTLLLSAYARAGRLEDSWWVLGEMGRRGIRLDTAGYSMLVRLYRDNGMWKKATDLVMEMQEVGVELDVKIYSGLIDTFGKYGQLADARRVFDKMRTEGVKPDISTWNALIRWHCRVGNMKRALRFFTSMQEEGMYPDPKIFVMIISRLGEQGKWDEIKKLFDGMKNRGFKESGAVYAVLVDIYGQYGHFRDARECIAALRAENTQLSPRVFCVLANAYAQQGLCEQTVNVLQLMEEEGFEPNLVMLNLLINAFGTAGRHLEALAVFQHIKDSGMSPDVVTYTTLMKTFMRAKKFEKVSEVYREMERAGCTPDRKAREMLHDANVVLEQRGCIY; encoded by the exons ATGGACGCCTGCTCTCTCGTCCGCCGCCATCTACCACGGCCACTACAGCTCCCGCTCCTCGCGCCTTCAATTCCCAGCCGCCGGCGCCACCGCCGCGTCGCCACCGCCGTGGTCCGCTGCTGCTGCTCCGCCACCGCGGCAGACCACCACCAGGAGCGGCCCTGGGAGTGGTACGACCGCGCCATCCAGTCCTACGCAGGGTCCGACCTGGCGCGCTCCCTCGGCCTCCTCGCCGACATGCAGGCGTCGGGGGCGCGCCCGAGCGCCGGCGCTTACGCGCGCCTCATCCGCGCGCTGTCCCGCGCGGGGCGCGTGCTGGAGGCCGAGGCGCTCCTACTCGAGATGCGCCGCCTCGGCCCGCGCCCGGACGCCGCGCACTACAACGCGCTCCTCGAGGGCCTGCTCGCCGccgctaggctccgcctcgccgacCGCCTCCTCCTCCAGATGGCGGACGACGGCGTCGCCAGGAACCGGCGCACCTACACGCTCCTGCTGAGCGCGTACGCGCGCGCCGGCCGGCTCGAGGACTCGTGGTGGGTGCTCGGCGAGATGGGGCGCCGGGGCATCCGCCTCGACACCGCCGGGTATAGCATGCTCGTGCGGCTGTACCGGGACAATGGCATGTGGAAGAAGGCCACCGACCTCGTCATGGAGATGCAGGAGGTTGGGGTGGAGCTAGATGTTAAGATCTACAGCGGCCTGATCGATACTTTCGGCAAGTATGGACAGCTAGCGGACGCACGCAGGGTGTTTGATAAAATGCGCACCGAAGGCGTCAAGCCGGATATATCGACTTGGAATGCCTTGATTCGATGGCATTGTCGGGTGGGGAACATGAAACGCGCTCTGCGGTTCTTCACCTCCATGCAGGAGGAAGGGATGTACCCGGACCCAAAGATATTTGTTATGATCATCAGCCGGTTGGGGGAGCAGGGGAAGTGGGATGAGATCAAGAAGCTGTTTGATGGCATGAAGAATCGAGGTTTCAAGGAGAGCGGTGCAGTGTATGCAGTATTGGTTGACATTTATGGGCAATATGGCCATTTTCGTGATGCACGGGAGTGTATAGCTGCTCTTAGAGCTGAGAATACGCAGCTTTCACCTCGTGTGTTTTGTGTCCTTGCCAATGCTTATGCTCAACAG GGGTTGTGTGAACAAACTGTAAATGTACTTCAGTTAATGGAGGAAGAAGGATTTGAGCCAAACCTTGTTATGCTGAATTTGTTAATCAACGCTTTTGGCACTGCTGGAAGGCATTTGGAGGCACTAGCTGTATTCCAGCATATCAAGGATAGT GGTATGAGCCCAGATGTTGTGACATACACTACGCTTATGAAAACATTCATGAGAGCAAAGAAATTTGAAAAG GTATCTGAAGTATACAGAGAAATGGAACGTGCTGGATGCACTCCAGATAGAAAAGCCAGAGAAATGTTACATGATGCAAATGTAGTTCTGGAACAAAGAGGAT GTATCTATTGA
- the LOC136528234 gene encoding large ribosomal subunit protein eL30-like — MVAAKKTKKSTDNINNKLQLVMKSGKYTLGYKTVLRTLRNSKSKLVIIANNCPPLRKSEIEYYAMLAKVTVHHFHGNNVDLGTACGKYYRVCCLSIIDPGDSDIIKVTPSEQ, encoded by the exons ATGGTGGCCGCAAAGAAGACG AAGAAGTCCACGGACAACATCAACAACAAGCTGCAGCTTGTGATGAAGAGCGGCAAGTACACGCTCGGCTACAAGACTGTCCTCAGGACCCTCAGGAACTCCAAGT caaagcTAGTGATCATTGCTAACAACTGCCCTCCGCTCCGGAAGTCTGAAATTGAGTACTATGCTATGCTGGCTAAGGTCACAGTCCACCACTTCCATGGAA ACAATGTTGACCTGGGAACAGCCTGTGGAAAATACTACCGTGTCTGCTGCCTCAGTATTATTGATCCTG GTGATTCTGATATCATCAAGGTTACGCCCAGTGAGCAGTAA
- the LOC136529558 gene encoding eukaryotic translation initiation factor 2 subunit beta-like isoform X2 codes for MADDEQAEKKEEVPELAPFDPTKKKKKKKVVIQEPSDEVDNLAEKTESLTVAESSEPSFAPDDQVREDEEEGIVLLPPDTLGKELTEIISMKRGSV; via the exons ATGGCGGACGACGAGCAGGcggagaagaaggaggaggtccCCGAG CTTGCTCCTTTTGATCcaaccaagaaaaagaagaagaagaaggtggtgATACAAGAGCCATCAGATGAGGTGGATAACTTGGCAGAGAAGACTGAGAGTTTGACTG TAGCTGAGTCTAGTGAACCAAGCTTTGCTCCAGACGATCAAGTTAGagaggatgaagaagaagggaTTGTGCTCCTGCCACCAGATACCCTTGGGAAGGAACTGACAGAGATTATAAGTATGAAGAG AGGGAGCGTTTAG
- the LOC136529558 gene encoding eukaryotic translation initiation factor 2 subunit beta-like isoform X1: MADDEQAEKKEEVPELAPFDPTKKKKKKKVVIQEPSDEVDNLAEKTESLTVAESSEPSFAPDDQVREDEEEGIVLLPPDTLGKELTEIISMKRRRHVWLVACQAGFSPGIDRVAR, from the exons ATGGCGGACGACGAGCAGGcggagaagaaggaggaggtccCCGAG CTTGCTCCTTTTGATCcaaccaagaaaaagaagaagaagaaggtggtgATACAAGAGCCATCAGATGAGGTGGATAACTTGGCAGAGAAGACTGAGAGTTTGACTG TAGCTGAGTCTAGTGAACCAAGCTTTGCTCCAGACGATCAAGTTAGagaggatgaagaagaagggaTTGTGCTCCTGCCACCAGATACCCTTGGGAAGGAACTGACAGAGATTATAAGTATGAAGAG GCGTAGGCATGTTTGGTTGGTGGCCTGCCAGGCAGGTTTCTCGCCAGGCATTGATCGTGTCGCCAGGTGA